The genomic stretch GACTGCGTTTGGTGTTCTTGAATGCGAGTCAGAACCTCTGCAATCAGTGTTGCCGCATAATCTGTTGATGGATAAGCATAGGTTGACAATGAATGTGTTAGGTGAACTTGAAGGACCCTGCTTAATACTGGGTGTTTTTATGAAAAAGCTATGGGAGCAGCACAGACATCACTTTTTCAATTGAGTTATACTGCAAGGCGGACATCATTTGGAAGGGGGTATATGTGACCTTTGAGCAAAAGCAAGCAGAACAGGAGAAAATCCacattgaaagccattctatcttttaaaaatccttaAAAGCATGCCGTGAAATATCTATTGCTGAATTTTGGTATGCAGATGATGACAGACTGAAAAAGTGCTCCTCAAGAGCCATCTACGGCAACAGAAGTGGTTTATTTAGCCAGTAGATCAGCACCTACTTTGATGATTTCCCTTACTTCAAATTATGTTGAGCTCTTGCATGAAGTGAGCGCTGTGCTTCCTGCATTCCCCGCCAGcgtggtttcagctcattttcATATCAATATTcaaggatggatattttaaggCACATGTGTATTTTAGGATTTGTTAGACCTGAAATAGCTCTAAACAAGGATACCCTCATTCCGCTTGCTTTTGTCTGGAATCACCTAATTAAATTTTTTAAAGTAATCAGGCAAAAATGAGATCtatatatgctgctctcatagcttttcaataaaaaaattctgcAAAGGATAAAACACTCTATAACTAGTGCTATCTTCAAACTAGCCACAATAACTACATCCATGTATTGACACAGAACATGATGCACGCAGTGGTGAAAATATACCATAGGTAGCATTTTCTTTGAGGGGTACGGCCACCCACGTCTTTTTCAGCTTGGATGGCTTCAGTCGGAACTGCTTGGAGCCCTCTCTTTCCACTTGCACACGGTCAGCATTCTCGTTGTAATGGAGTATTGCCAACTGTGTCCTAAAACCCAGTTTTGTAATGTAGATGGTACAAGTTCTGTATGTGTGACATGATTTTATGAAGGTTTAATACCTGGCCACCATCCCCTCGTCAGAAAACGAATAGGATTTCGGAACGAAGTGGTTCAGGACACTGTGGTATGACTCCAGGCCATATGTCTGTTGTTTTGTAGAAAGCATAGGGACATCCCTGAGCAGTGCGGGTGCTGTCAAGATGTCCTTGACCTTTGCGTACGTCTCACTATCTGTAATTGTAAATGACAAGCTTAATTCTAGCTCTGTCAACAAAGTTAACAAAACTACTACTCCATCTTGAGAAAGCGTGAGCGAccgacaacagaaaaaaaaacaaaaaaaaaaacagacacaacAAGCCACTTGTGTTGTGCTTGCTTTCCCTTGTCACTCACTGGTCAGGCTCCCTGACattggagttcatccaccagctcgaCCACTTATTATGTAAAATTACCTATAAGCTCGATGCTTGGAGATGCAACCACGACATAGCAAACGACAGAACTCGTGGGTGTAAGACAGGGATAAATCAACTTGTCCACtctttagtatttttgttgctatGTCTACGTACTAGTACAtgcctgccaaagaaaatttaggaccataGTGCTATTTATTGGGCCCTCTACAGGAGGGCAAGCAATGAAAAatccatgtgtgtcaatgggatgaaCAGTCCAATAAGGCTTAAATTTTGATACAACGCGGAAATTAACTTCAGCTTCCACTCAAAAAACCTACCTCACGTGATTGTGTCAGCAGTGCTAATAAGCACTGTATATAATTTAAAAGAATGCATTCATAAACAggcacactcttgaaaatggtgTCCTAAGATTAACTGCACAGTGTGACTTATTAAAGTCATACTGTACAGTTAATCTTAGGAcaccattttcaagagtgtgctGGTTTAATGCCACAATCAGTCTCGTCGGGTCACTTCACCCTGCCTGTCATCACCATCGTTCAGCCACTGAGGTCCGAGTTGTGAGAACTGTATTTTTTAAGCACCAAAACCATTTACATGCAGTACTATATTTAAGAAAGGGTTAAGCAGTTTTCCTGAATTTTGTTCAGTTACAGCTAAAAATGACACTTCCCAAAACAATGATAACAGggcatgcatgtagagtagacacacgcatatatgtcacacattttgcatttgtgtTACTCCAGAAAACCCAgatgcaattactttaccaaatattcatttAAAGTTTTCTCAGAGATTTCTTGACTTATCGCCTGACTGCACCCATTGGTTTATCTATTTGTACTTACCTTCTTTGAGCCATTCTCGTGGTTCTGAAACTGGGCCATGATAACAAACTGGGTACAGTGGGTTGTCATGCTCATGGACATCGACAATGTGGTTCACTGCCGATACCCACTTCGCCAAAACAAAGGTCACCACTTTCCCCACTGTACTTTGGACACCAGTATATGTGTCGGATAAGGCTCTCTATCCAGAACTTCACAACGTGGTGCTTTGTGGAGCGGCTGAGAGACACAAGCTTTTTCTTGATCCCTGTTCAAAGTTACCACATGAGTTTTAATACCGAAAGCAACTTT from Ornithodoros turicata isolate Travis chromosome 4, ASM3712646v1, whole genome shotgun sequence encodes the following:
- the LOC135393075 gene encoding uncharacterized protein LOC135393075; amino-acid sequence: MLSTKQQTYGLESYHSVLNHFVPKSYSFSDEGMVARTQLAILHYNENADRVQVEREGSKQFRLKPSKLKKTWVAVPLKENATYDYAATLIAEVLTRIQEHQTQSAAAETRPARSATYGEKPTLRQAVEQHQTRFQKGK